The following is a genomic window from Pedobacter sp. KBS0701.
AGGGATCAGTATCAACAGTATTTTTATTCAGCAGGATTGAACAACCAGGCTTCTATAAATATATCCGGTGGGCAGGAATTATTCAAATGGTATTCTTCAGTTACCATCGATGACAACAGATCAGTAACTGATGCTGTTTTTAGAAAGTTAAATTCAAAAATGAGCATGAGTTACCGGCCATATAAAAGTATGGAAATTAGCACAGGATTTTATTATACCAATAGCAATGCACGCACTGGAAAGCCAGATTATGGTAGTATCAGTTCTGTTTCAGGAAATCTATACCCCTATGCGGAGTTTGCAGATGCAAACGGCAATGCAATTGCTCTTCCAAAGGATAGGCGTGCGTCATATCTGAATGGATTGGCCGGCGGACTTTTAGACGATTGGAAGTATTATCCGTTGACAGACTATCAGCATGTTAACAACCAGACTAAAATCGGGGATCTGATTCTTGATGCATCTTTGCAGCAAAAGCTGCCCTATGGCTTTTCTTTAACTTTAAAATACCAGTATGAAAACCAGGAGCGAAAAAATACAGTACTTAGCGATGGGCAAAGTTATTTTGCACGTAACCTGGTTAACGATTTTGCCCAGTATGCAAATAATGTTGTAGCCTATAAGATACCAAAGGGGGGAATACTGGATAACTCATTCAATTCTTTGCAGGTACATAATGTAAGAGGGCAGCTTAATTATAGCTTAAATACAACAGCACATGTTATAGCAGGATTTGTCGGGGCCGAAACAAGGCAGGCCTCTACCAATGGGCTATCTTCCAGATTGTACGGTTTTAGAGATGATATTATTTCTGCCGCCGTAGTTGATTATACAATCGCATATCCTTCGCTTACCACTGGAAATAATTCGGTTATACCAGACAGGAACGGGATAGTGGCTACTAATACAAGATTTGTTTCGGTTTTTTCAAATCTTTCTTACTCCTATAAATCCAGGTATACCTTTACGCTGAGTGGCAGAAGGGATGCTTCAAACCTTTTTGGCGTCAATACAAATGATAAATGGAATTTACTTTGGTCTGCAGGGATATTATGGGATGTATCGAATGAGGTTTTTTTTAATAAAGACCTGTTTAGTTCGCTAAAGATCAGGGCAACTTATGGACTTACTGGTAATATTGATCCTACTATGGCTTCGGTTTCTACTATCGTCTACGTGGGAAATTCTACCAATACAGGACTGCCATTTGCCAGATTCAGTACCTATTCAAATCCCTCTTTAAAGTGGGAAACTTCCGCAATGACAAATCTGGGCGTCGATTTCTCGATATTGAAAGACCGCTTGTCGGGTTCTCTGGAGTATTTCCATAAAAAAGGAAAAGATTTATTTGGTATTGCAAGTTTAGATTATTCTGGTGGTGTAGGACAATCAATTGTTAAAAACGTGGCGGAGATGAGCGGAAACGGTTGGGAGATCCAGCTTAATTCGATAAATACCCCGGGCAGGTTAATCTGGAAAAGCAGTTTTAATATAAGCGGTTATAAGGATAAGATCGATAAATATTTATTGTCTAATTACCAAGGGAGCAATTTTTTGGGCCTTGCAGGTGGACCTTCAGTTTCGGGCATAATTGGAAGTCCGGTTTACTCGATATATGGTTACAGGTGGGGCGGCTTAGATCCTGCTAACGGCGATCCCATCGGTTACCTTAATGGCAATACCAGTAAGGATTATAATCTGATTACAGGGCAGGGTACACAGCTTTCTGACCTGGTTTATTATGGTTCTGCTGTGCCCAGGATATTTGGTGGTCTGGGGAACGCTTTTAAATATGGTAACCTCGAACTTAATATTCAGTTTAGTTTTAAGCTTGATTATTTTTTTAGAAGAAATTCAATTCAGTACGCTAACCTGAATACTACGGGGCAGGGCCATGCAGATTATGGATCGCGCTGGAAACAACCAGGAGATGAACTCAACACGGACGTACCTTCCCAAATATACCCCACAGTTAGTGCCAGAGATAATTTTTACAGGGGGTCAGAGGTACTGATCTCAAAAGGCGACCATATCCGGTTACAGTATATCAATATGGGGTACAGCCCAAATATCAGGTCAAAGGTATTCAGAAGTTTAACTGTTTATGCTACAGTTTCAAATTTAGGCTTGATTTGGGCAGCCAATAAACAGGGCCTGGATCCTGATTATGAAATTGGTTTAAATGGTCTAATTCCTCCTAAAACAGTTTCAATTGGCGTAAGGACAAGCCTTTAATTTTAAAATAAATTATATGAAAATATTATATCTAGTAGCTATTGTGCTGACCATGTCACTACTTAGCTGTAAAAAGTTTTTGGATGAAAAATCTGATATGAAGCTGGCGGTGCCAGAGCGACTGGACGATCTGCAGGCGTTACTGAACAACGAAAATTTGAACAATGCTGTAGATCCGGGTGCGGCTGAGGTTAGTGCTGATGACTATTTTGTTACTGATGCAGACCTGAACAGTTTATCATCTGAGCAAAATAGGAGGCTTTATACATGGGAGAAGGATAATTTATTTACAAGTGTAAATTTTCCCAATGACTGGGAATACCTGTACTCGTTAATTTATACCGCCAATACGGTTCTGGAGAATCTTGAGAAAATTGAGCGGATTTCTTCAAACGCTGCCCAATACGACAATATAAAAGGGCAGGCATATTTTAATCGTGCGCGTGCTTACTACAATATCTTGCAACTGTGGTCTGTTGGGTATGATAGTAATACTGCGGATAACGATTTAGGGCCTGTGATAAGGGAATCGACCGATTTTAACAAAGCTTCGGTCAGGTCATCTGTGGCCAAAGGCTACAGTTATGTTCTTGCTGATCTTCTTGAAGCTAATCGG
Proteins encoded in this region:
- a CDS encoding SusC/RagA family TonB-linked outer membrane protein, with the protein product MRYILFITVLLLSLRAVGQDKLAIQVFNAETKTPLEGVVLKFTTINKMLLSDGEGKILVPGYTGEYTIEIGHIGFEKVLVKVSLPLKVGLKIYLTPVVKLLDEVQVHTGYQTLPKERSTGSFTTLDNKLLAQQVGSNIVSRLEAISSGLIVDRSTNGGGRLMIRGLSSIQGPKAPLIILDNFPYEGDISNINPNDVENITILKDASASSIWGARAGNGVVVITSKNGRFNSKVKIDANINTSFSQSPDLSRLKQITSADYIDNEIFLFSKGFYQSQINNSQQPALSPIVELLLKKENGMVSGLAAQTEIERLKLLDVRDQYQQYFYSAGLNNQASINISGGQELFKWYSSVTIDDNRSVTDAVFRKLNSKMSMSYRPYKSMEISTGFYYTNSNARTGKPDYGSISSVSGNLYPYAEFADANGNAIALPKDRRASYLNGLAGGLLDDWKYYPLTDYQHVNNQTKIGDLILDASLQQKLPYGFSLTLKYQYENQERKNTVLSDGQSYFARNLVNDFAQYANNVVAYKIPKGGILDNSFNSLQVHNVRGQLNYSLNTTAHVIAGFVGAETRQASTNGLSSRLYGFRDDIISAAVVDYTIAYPSLTTGNNSVIPDRNGIVATNTRFVSVFSNLSYSYKSRYTFTLSGRRDASNLFGVNTNDKWNLLWSAGILWDVSNEVFFNKDLFSSLKIRATYGLTGNIDPTMASVSTIVYVGNSTNTGLPFARFSTYSNPSLKWETSAMTNLGVDFSILKDRLSGSLEYFHKKGKDLFGIASLDYSGGVGQSIVKNVAEMSGNGWEIQLNSINTPGRLIWKSSFNISGYKDKIDKYLLSNYQGSNFLGLAGGPSVSGIIGSPVYSIYGYRWGGLDPANGDPIGYLNGNTSKDYNLITGQGTQLSDLVYYGSAVPRIFGGLGNAFKYGNLELNIQFSFKLDYFFRRNSIQYANLNTTGQGHADYGSRWKQPGDELNTDVPSQIYPTVSARDNFYRGSEVLISKGDHIRLQYINMGYSPNIRSKVFRSLTVYATVSNLGLIWAANKQGLDPDYEIGLNGLIPPKTVSIGVRTSL